Proteins from a genomic interval of Zingiber officinale cultivar Zhangliang chromosome 1B, Zo_v1.1, whole genome shotgun sequence:
- the LOC122017631 gene encoding dof zinc finger protein DOF3.1-like — translation MLRNPAKGFPPPVTEPELNLRCPRCESTDTKFCYYNNYNLSQPRHFCKSCQRYWTKGGVLRNVPIGGGTRKNAKRPTASFSPSAHVPDSKRRHLAKPEPVSILYPSLDVDSRLIGSTASFSSLLGVPNYVSTSAVGAHGLELQSPHGNAGFESWAAPATLLNYYSEFWDGAWPNASIYYNPTSSLQ, via the coding sequence ATGTTGCGGAACCCGGCGAAGGGCTTTCCGCCGCCGGTTACAGAGCCAGAGTTGAACCTGCGGTGCCCGCGGTGCGAGTCCACGGACACCAAGTTCTGCTACTACAACAACTACAACCTCTCGCAGCCGCGCCACTTCTGCAAGAGCTGCCAGCGCTACTGGACCAAAGGCGGCGTCCTCCGCAACGTCCCCATCGGAGGCGGCACTCGCAAGAACGCCAAACGCCCCACCGCCTCCTTCTCTCCCTCCGCCCATGTTCCCGACTCCAAGCGCCGCCACCTAGCGAAGCCCGAACCGGTCTCCATCCTCTACCCGTCGCTCGACGTCGACTCGCGGCTCATTGGTAGTACTGCAAGCTTCAGCTCGCTGCTCGGCGTCCCAAACTACGTGAGCACCTCCGCAGTTGGTGCTCATGGACTGGAGTTACAGAGTCCACATGGCAACGCCGGCTTCGAGAGCTGGGCAGCGCCGGCGACGCTGTTAAACTACTATTCTGAGTTCTGGGATGGAGCATGGCCTAATGCCTCCATCTACTACAATCCTACTTCCAGTTTGCAGTGA
- the LOC121988798 gene encoding NAC domain-containing protein 75-like gives MEMTMMSQIIGSRSSSSSINLIDANSKLEEHQISAAAGRHCPSCGYKLDFKPDWVGLPAGVKFDPTDQELIEHLEAKVRAEGTTSHPLIDEFIPTIDGEDGICYTHPEKLPGVTKDGLSKHFFHRPSKAYTTGTRKRRKIIIQGECERGETRWHKTGKTRPVVVNGSHRGCKKILVLYTNFGKNRKPEKTNWVMHQYHLGELEEEKEGELVVCKIFYQTQPRQCVPHHHHMILEAQRQQQQQQQQHQGPGMALHINTPTNPISAFVSSSPAIIQQRPALMLDDPFQVSGMLLRTQVNEQQKLLHPSTSGLEEMIMGCTPTATKGISETLVPQAQEPEWQFQYWSPENRDPHG, from the exons ATGGAGATGACGATGATGAGTCAAATAATAGGTTCCAGAAGCAGTAGCAGCTCCATTAATCTCATCGACGCGAATTCGAAGCTGGAAGAGCACCAGATCTCCGCCGCCGCCGGCCGGCACTGCCCGAGCTGTGGCTACAAACTAGATTTCAAGCCG gaCTGGGTCGGACTGCCGGCCGGCGTGAAGTTTGATCCCACCGACCAGGAGCTGATCGAGCACCTGGAGGCCAAAGTGAGAGCTGAAGGGACGACGTCGCACCCCCTGATCGACGAGTTCATTCCGACCATCGACGGCGAAGACGGCATCTGCTACACCCATCCGGAGAAGCTTCCAG GTGTGACGAAGGATGGGCTGAGCAAGCACTTCTTCCACCGGCCGTCGAAGGCTTACACCACGGGgacgaggaagaggaggaagatcaTCATCCAGGGGGAGTGCGAGAGGGGGGAGACGAGGTGGCACAAGACCGGGAAGACGAGGCCGGTGGTGGTGAACGGGAGCCACAGGGGGTGCAAGAAGATACTGGTGCTGTACACCAACTTCGGTAAGAACCGGAAGCCGGAGAAGACCAACTGGGTGATGCACCAGTACCACCTCGGGGagctggaggaggagaaggaaggggaGCTGGTGGTGTGCAAGATATTCTACCAGACGCAGCCTCGGCAGTGCGTGCCGCATCACCACCACATGATTCTCGAGGCTCAACGACAGCagcaacagcagcagcagcagcatcaAGGTCCGGGCATGGCCTTGCACATCAATACCCCAACAAACCCTATCTCTGCCTTTGTGTCTTCTTCCCCGGCCATAATTCAGCAGAGGCCGGCCCTCATGCTCGACGACCCATTTCAGGTCTCCGGAATGCTTCTGCGAACTCAGGTCAAT GAACAGCAGAAGCTACTGCATCCATCCACTTCAGGTTTGGAAGAGATGATAATGGGTTGCACTCCAACAGCTACCAAAGGAATAAGT GAAACACTAGTCCCACAAGCTCAAGAGCCAGAATGGCAGTTCCAATACTGGTCGCCTGAGAACCGAGATCCTCATGGGTAA
- the LOC121988821 gene encoding bifunctional L-3-cyanoalanine synthase/cysteine synthase D2-like, whose translation MDARRGLPSFLPAHEEEDGRENIVSDITQLIGWTPLIELKRIVAKEGLNVRLIGKMETYQPLSSVKDRSALRMIEDAEEKGLLTPGVSTLLAATSGNLGIGLMCTAIGKGYKFIAVVPAKYSLEKLILLRYLGAEISLTDPELGIQGMIDRVNKLKESIPDVYEIDQFTNLANPEAHFRGTGPEIWKDTAGKVDIFVTAPGSGGTLTGIARYLKMKNPNVKIVCVEPVESAVVSGGEPGKHYIQGVGPGVIPENLDTTCIDEVVTVSSEEAMTQARRLATDEGLLVGISSGANLAACLKIASKQENEGKMIVTIFPSGGERYLSSKLFESVREECMNMAF comes from the exons CTCATAGGTTGGACACCGCTTATCGAACTAAAACGGATTGTCGCCAAAGAGGGACTAAATGTTCGGTTGATTGGGAAGATGGAAACATATCAACCCCTCTCATCTGTAAAAGACCGTAGTGCTCTCAG AATGATAGAAGATGCAGAGGAAAAGGGCCTTCTAACTCCAGGTGTTAGTACATTATTGGCGGCTACAAGTGGAAATCTTGGAATTGGTTTGATGTGCACAGCTATCGGAAAAGGTTACAAATTCATTGCAGTGGTGCCAGCCAAATACTCATTGGAGAAACTAATTCTATTGAGATATTTGGGAGCTGAAATATCACTGACTG ATCCTGAATTAGGCATTCAGGGAATGATTGATCGTGTGAACAAACTAAAGGAAAGCATTCCGGATGTCTATGAAATCGATCAGTTTACAAACCTGGCAAATCCTGAAGCTCACTTCAGGGGCACTG GACCTGAAATATGGAAAGATACAGCAGGGAAGGTAGATATTTTTGTAACAGCTCCAGGCTCAGGAGGCACCCTAACTGGCATTGCAAGGTATCTCAAGATGAAAAACCCAAATGTGAAAATAGTTTGTGTTGAGCCTGTGGAGAGTGCAGTTGTTTCAG GTGGTGAGCCGGGTAAACATTATATTCAGGGGGTAGGTCCAGGCGTTATTCCAGAAAATCTGGATACGACTTGCATCGACGAGGTCGTCACAGTGTCCAGCGAGGAGGCAATGACCCAAGCGAGAAGATTGGCAACTGACGAAGGGTTGCTTGTTGGTATTTCTTCAGGTGCCAATTTAGCTGCATGCCTAAAG ATTGCAAGCAAGCAAGAAAATGAAGGGAAGATGATCGTCACAATTTTCCCGAGTGGTGGGGAAAGATATTTGAGCAGCAAATTGTTTGAGAGCGTAAGGGAGGAATGCATGAATATGGCCTTTTAA